The genomic region CTGGTGGAATCTCCACAGAAACGGTCAAGGGGATGAAGACACGCTGCATGCTGGCTGCCCCGTGCTTATCGGGGATAAATGGGGTAAGAGTCTGTAGACTGAGTGTGACGTGAAGATGCTGTCAACAGGAGTCAGAAAGTGATGTGAATATGGAAAATAGCAGACTTGATCTCTTAGACAGATTATGATTATTCACATCATTATCTGGTATCGAGCTCTGCTTTCATACGGGAGCTAATGCATAAGATCTATTTCACATCTGTGCTGCATTAAGCATTAAGAGATGTTACTGAGTGCAGTTCAGACACTGAGCGCTCATCTTGAAAGCTCAACATCTGCTGCCGGTTGGCCCAGATCATCAAACTCCCAAAGCTGAAACAATTGCAAGGGACCAGTTAAACCAACAGAAGGATATTAATCACCACTAAGCAGCTGTAGAGGAATTTGGTGGCAGTGTTGCTTCCAGTAGCCACTTTCCTGATAAGAAATTAGTGTCAGGGCTGTGCTCGTTAAACGTATTTGCACAAAGGTGCGAGGTCAAGaaaacctttgtttttttgtacattcCAGTGGCAAACAAATGGATCCACGAGCATGGCCAGGAGTTCCAACATCGCTGCAGCCTGAACCCTGACGAGTGAGAGGGGTGGAGCAGTAGCTGGGCCCCTTTTCGTTCACAAGAGCCAGCCTCTACAATTGAGAGGCACCCTCGCAGGCAGAGAGAAGTACGGAGCTAGAAAAGTGAGCACACAGAGCAGGGGAAGGGGAGAGAGCCTGCATCTGTGATTGGAGCCCCGGGAGCCCCAGGGAGCCTGAAGCATACAGTACACTGCTGCAGTGGACACGGTTCGCACAAGGCTGAGAGGCGGGGTAGAAGAGGAGTGGGGCAGCTGGCAATCAGCCCCCAGAGGCCAAATGTTCTCTCGCTCCTACTGGCCAGTtcctgcagatggagagaggCCTCTGCCTTCGGACACTGAGCTGGTTTCAGTAAACTGTGCTGGGCTGTTTGCCTCCTACTGACATCTTATGCAGCCCTTCGCCTACACTGGGCCCACCCGAGGGTCTGTCGTTACAAATCAACACGACTGAACTTTATGCAGACTCTCAGAGCTTTAAAAAGAAGTTTTAATGTGCAGGGCTGAATCCCACTGAAATGTGTATAAAACGATACATAAGTCATCTGGAATGTCCTGTCTGATGTGATGATGCCAcgaaaaataaaagctgtttttATGATGTTGGAGTCgattttaatgtgataattCTTCCACAAAGTGTTgcaacaagcacacacagagtTACTGACAGTGGtgtggaaaaatgttttatgacttaAAGTTAGTTTGACATTTAATTGCTCAGAGCGTTTACAACTTAAAGTAGTGTCAGTGATTGGTTTGTCtcttctgggctactgtagaaacatggcagcgCAAAATggtggactctgtggaggaagaCCTGCTCCCTTTGTAGGTTTAAAGGGCTCACTCATAGCCAACgaaaacacaattattattattttattatacacTATTATAAACAGAATTATGAATTATATTCAATTTCACCCGATatatcctacacactggacttgATGATTGTTCATTTTGCTAATGTTTCCAGATCTGGTTGATACACTACAGATGAGCAACACGTTTTGGTCCAAAGTTCTTCTGTAATTTGTCATCTCAGACCTCCAGGCCTCTTTCAGACTGGTGCTATGAGTCAAAGCAACCAGTCATTGTGTGAGTCTGCCTGTTTATTACCAGCTGACTGAACGATGTGGTCATCGCTGCCTGTGGGAGACTCTTTCAGTTTGTTGTCACTGCTCGTCTAATGGAACAGATGAACCAGATCTGTCAGCCTCTTTTCGAGCTTCTGTGGCCTGATTGTCATTAATCACGCTCTGTAGCCAAGTGATCGGTAACCTGTCTGCTCCAGATTTCATGTCTGAACTCACACAACCAACACTGTCTGCATACCACTCAGATATCTCAGATATCTGTTTAACTAGGTCATAACATATCTTAAAACAAAATAAGGTGGGAGCCTCCATATAAGGTCTTTTTGGGGCATGAAGGgatctgtgaaaatgaaaaataagtaTTACCTCTTCCCTCGCACAGTGATGCACGTTGTCCTTCCAGCTCAGCAGTGTACATAAACAGACACACTCTCCaagcacacactgacacagaaaacATAAGAACCGGATATATGCTGGATACATATTGCACATTCCTGAGTGTGCTCTAAACAGCAGGAGTTGATGGATGTGAAGATGCTGCTTTTCTGCAGCTCTCTCTAGCTTTTCTGTTTCGTTGCAGGTATTCATATAAGCATAATTTAAAACGTGGTTATAGCTTCATTAAGACTCCAAACGTCTCTGAAACTACAATTTATTTAATTGAACCAAATGGACACAATATTCTAAAGAAAAGGTTTTAAACTACTTTCTTCTTATTTATAGTGACACATATTGGAGCTACTTGTCAGatgatttatgtttttcagTTTGACTTGCGGCAGCAGTGATTAATGTCCTCAAAGTTAAGAAGCAGTGAAACCAGAAACAGAAGATTTTAAACAATCTATCTTTCAACCTGAAGCCTCACTTTTCCCAGAATTCAAAGGGCTTTGTCGCACACTCTTCCTACACACCCTCAGCAGCCCTCACTGTTACCATGATCAACataacaaacatggctgcagagGAGATGTGTTGCTATGCAAGAGCATAGTAAGCATACATGACTCTTAGGTCTACCTCAACTCATTTTCAAGTACATGCAGTAAGTTTGCACACTGCCAagcagacttttttttcacaattttggGAACTTTtgagacacatttaaatgtgtatttgctTCAGAGTCAGTGAGTGTTCAACTGATTGAAGGAAACACTTGATTATGATGCTGACTGATAGAGAAGCCGCCCAGTAACTGCAAAAAagtacaacagaaacacagcaagctTCTTTTAATCTCAGATTCAACAAAGAAAGACAGTCACTACATACTCCTGACAGTGAAACAAGCAGCAGTGATGGGAAGGTCAGtgcttccctctgctggtgattCAGAAGAAGGCTGCATGGAGTTGgtaaaatgtactgtatgtggtgCTTTTTAAGTAACTAAAGTTTTGCAATGTTTTACACTGTTTCTAtctataataaaataataagttGGTAGAGCTGATACATGGATGAATGAGTGGAATTTAATGTCTCAGCAATCATGTGTGCTGTATTTTTTCGTTTCCTGGCATTAATGTGAATTGCAATGTGTGCAActgtaatatttacatttttaaaatacatttttggttgCATTTAAGACATCACACTTCTGTTTTTGGATTAATAGGCATTTTTTTCCATTGTTTAATTTACCGTTTCTTTTTTtgcccctttttttcctctttgcaatatgtcataaaaatacatttcataaataatAATTGCTGAGTGAGGACTCAAAAAATGTGCTATAAAGTGTATAACTCAAAACTTAAATTTAGAATTTATGGGTGATAATTGTTACTACAATTGTAAATTATCACTatgaattattatttatcatatcaCGTTAATGTATAAACCGAACATTAAAATATGTATAACAGTGACCATTGTATTAAGATTTTTGAACGACTTTTTaacacagcaacaaaataaactcgatttcccagcatgcctctgTGAACAGCGGCGGCCGCGGCAGCGGAGGCGGGACGTTGGGACTTTGTTGCTCGGGAACAGTTTTGCGCGGTGccgtttgtatgtgtgtgttagtgtgtgttagtgtgtgtgtgctctgctcTATTAAACGGATTATTAGTTAGCTGGAGGCTGTTAAACATCATGTCTGCGCACAGTTCAGCTCCTGCTTCGGCCAGGCTGCTATTCATCTTCTGTATTTACTGAGCTGAGGGATGAAGAGCAGGAAACAGAGGAGCATCAAAGCTGGAAGCAGCAAGAGCAAAGGTAAACTGTTGTTAGCTTAGCCACCTGCTAGCAACACAGCTACGTTAAGTTAGCGTCAGCTGTCAGTCTCAGGCTAGCTTAGCTCAGTTGCTAATGTGATGCTAAGTTTTTACTTTGACTTGGTTGCTGTTTTGCGTGTTTGCCACTCATAAGTGTATGTTTATTAACCATTATTGTAACCATCGGAGGAAGTATATTTTACTTAAATATGAAAAACCTACTCTATTATCATTACAGATTAAAATCGTGCATTTAAAAGTTCATATAAGACTTAGCATCAAGATAAACTTGAAATGCcaaaagtaaatgtactcatTGTGCTGAATGTCCCTCCTCAGAATAATGTTTATTATATGATTGAAACACAATTGTTAATGTTGATTTGTTCATCACCTTGTAAGCTGCTGCtggttaaaggagcactctgtagttttgggttAGAAATTAAACCAGAAGAGAAAAGATCTTGACTGATTTCTACacctaaacaaacttaataGACAaacttttaataataattacGGATGTTTCTTGTAAGCAGTGGTTTTGTAAGCCATTTGCACATCTGAGGCTGTGAACAGCAGATCTGGAAGTTATGGATAACGTTgtaattacaatattaatagTCATACTTTCAGTTATTACCATAtcacaatgaaaatgtaaaatcacATGCAAAAGAATCCAGTTGATTTTCTAAACAATGAACTGTGTTCTAGCTCCtcatatatataaaacaaagaCTTCAGGAACTTCTGTTGTTTTAATTCCAGCAAGGTTGAAATCATTAATTTTGACAACATGTTAGAATCATGACATGATAGTATTGTTATACAGAAATTTAAACAGAAATTTAAGTTGTATTGCACAAGTTAACAACAGTACGTAATGTCTGTTAGACCGGGCAATATCGAGCTAAAACCTGCAGCAAATACcacttttatacatttcatCATATGGTTACATTTAATGTTAGTAATTACAGTGTTTGCATTGTTTGTGTCTCAACATTGCCTTAATCAAAATAACTTGTTGCAGTCCCCAGCGATGTGTCCCCTTCAACCAGCCTCCCTCCTCTGGTCGAGGGCCAGCTACGATGCTTCCTGCAGGTGACAGTAAGCCGGGTATTATGGACGGTTCACAAGCCTCCGTCTGCAACATTCGTCAGGCTGCGGTGGTGGGGAGAGTCCTCCAACGGGACACACTTCTTTCCGAGAGATGCATCGCAGCTGTCTCAGAAGACCATCAAGACCACAGCTCGCTTCCCCATCCGCTGTGGGCCGAAGCAGTTCACCTCATACCTTTCTGGTAACAAAGAAGGCTTTAATATGCTTGAATTTGCTCTCTGTTAAAAAATCAAACCCTAACCTGTCAATGATGAACAGATATGGGCTCTCTGGTGTTGGAAGTGCTGACAAAACCGGATCATTTGCCAATTGCACGGGCTCAGGTTGCGGGCatctctcgtctctctctgtcacacccCATCAGCGGATTTTACACACTTGTGTCTCCGACGTCTGAGAAGCTGGGAGAGTTACAGGTGAGTGGAAACAAACCACTGAAACTGCCAGAGATAGTTCAAGTTTATAATGAGCACCCTTTAACATGCAGAAGTAAATGACATGAACtcttagcttttttttttcccctcagatTTCCCTTAATTTGGAGGCTCTGACAGAAGCCtatgacagcagcagctcgcTCCCAACCACAGATATCAGCATCGAGGTGCCGCAGGTCAACACACTGACTGTTCCCTCACAGCCCAGATCACTCTCAGCCGGCAGTGCAAGAGAATCAGCTGGGAGCAGCAGTAGAAACACACCAAGGTTTGACGTTCTTACTGTTGATAGTAGGGCTGACCCAAATGCATTGCAGCTTTGTCCTCGTAATCGATGTACAAATTAGTGTTTGATGGAAGGAGACACTGATGTTTCAAATATTAACAAGTTTATCTTACTCAAGCTTCAAAACCCTAAAAATGCTATTTGGAACATCGATATATgattataaaatgtttgtgtccTGTTGTAAGAGGTCGTAAGTTTAACTCTGAGCTTAAAAGTCTTAATGTATatattgttttgatattttcagaGGGAAAGACCATTTATATTTCCAAAATgtccagaaaacaaaagaagggTCACTGGAGAATCAGATGCCAAAGAACAGTCAAACGGCTCTGAATCCTTCAAGCCAGGAGCCTTGTGGCCAAACAACCAATGATATCCTCTCAGGTTGGTTTGCAGCATCGCCACACATcataaccacaaacacacaaatctgACTGATTCTTAATACATTTCCATCATCTTCTCTTATCTCAGTTATTCTAGAGCGTGGAAACAAGCTGAGAGACGCTATGGTGGTATCAGCTTTGAAATGCGACATGGATCCAGCTCTGAAAGacgctcctctgcctctcccgAAGGATAACATCCTGCCAGCTTCCAAGTTAGtgtttcatacatttttaaaaaatcttataaagtacagtaatatacacTAATACTTTATTACTGTGTCTGCAGGCCCATTTCTTCTCCCTCTGGGATGTTTCTTCAAAACATTCTTCATGCTGATTCAGCTCTCAAGCACTctgatgatgttgttgttatCTCAGATAGCAGCTTAGATTGTCCTACTGACATGGACAACAGAGCTGTGGATCTGCTGCTTGGCAGGTAACTATGTGCTCGTTTACTTtcaaaagtgaaagaaaatgtaaGCTGTTTTTCCCCCAAGATCTTGAcgcatttttttcttattcagcTTAAACACTTCACTGCCTCTCTGGGATGGAGAGATCTTGTTGCCTGAATCTCTGTCTGGCCACAGCAGCGTGTGTGGGGATAGTGAGCTCAGTGATCCACAATATGATCAGAGCCTACTGGAAAATTTGTTCTACAAAACTCCTGTAAGTAGATGATTTTCTCTTAATTGTCAGGGAAAAGCATATCTTTTATGCTATATCTGAGTCAGTAAACTAGAGTTTTAaaagtctttatttctttctttcagatGTCAGATAACCCATCAAATGACACTGAGGCCGAGGGTCAAGGAACAGTGTCTTCCATTAAAAAACAGCCGACACAGTCTGGACCCAAGATTAGTGGAGGGTAAGGACCTTTACATGCTCCTTAAGCCAAGGTGATGAGACAGTAAACAGCAACAAGCTCCTCTCGAATTATCAAGTGGGGGTTGGGAGGGTGTGTCAtccatttttattattcattcaccTTCAAAggaagctatttaaaaaaaaaagtagttatgATGATCTGATCTTGATCTGAAAGGACACATCCTCACCTGAAGGCATTAATTATAATACTGCTAATAGCATACTACTCTATTAGTGTAGTCTAATGTGCTGGACTCCTAATTGTTCACCatattttcactgtgtttaGTCCAAATCCAGAGCCTCAGCAGCCTGCAGATGCTGGTGGTGTTCCTCCTGACCTGAGTGCAGAACAGTTGACTTTGCTGAGTATGATCCGACTGGCGAGAGTCACCGTCGACTCCCTGACTGTACCTAAAGGCAGCACAACCACCACACCTAGAAAGGCCTTTACTAAAGGGAAACCTCCTCGACCATTAACCAACAAGAAGTGGTAGGCGaaacatttaatattatttCAGTCTCACTTTGAAATAACATTGTCAGTATGAGTAATAAAAGGCTGTGATATCTCCTATTTTTTTCATTAGCACATATTTTATAGAGTACGTGTTCCCAGGGGCTGCCACTTCCAGTCAACATGATCGTAGTAAGCGTGGAAACGGGGAGGTGACCAGGGCTGTTGCCAGTAAAGTCGCAGGAGGAGGTACAGCCTGTCAGAGGAACCTACGTGAGCGAGTGACTCGGTTCCTGACAGCCTTCGGTTTATCTCATAtgcacttttgtgtgttttttagtgGTGAAGTTCCACCAGCAGTCTGTGTTTCCTGTCCACCTCAGCACGGCAACAGTTAAACAGTGGTGGGGAACTGAACTGACTTTCAAGATTTTCGCCCGAAAGAGTGACCAAAAGAAAGTAAGTAGATTTGGGCTAAACGTGGCTTTGACTCTTGGGTTTTAACTGTATTCTTTGACAATGGTGTAAACAGTGGTGTCTAAATTTACCTATAAGTTGTTCTGGTTAATCgaaatcaaaatattatcaaaattgCAATATGGCAATGTACATTATCTAAGAGATTCCCTGGCCTACAAATTGTATTCCTCATAtataagaaaacatgtttgtttgtgacagaTGACAACAactgtcacatcatcatgatttaaacatgatttttcAGCAAAaattgggaggcaaaaatgatTATTCTGAGTAAGAATTAGTCATATAGCAATTACCATACATGTTAAAATATTCGAAATACGTTATTCACTTTAGTTCAAAGAAAATGACTTCCACTTCTCTTGCTGCAGCCTGTTCCCATTGGTAAGGCCGTTCATCCACTGCACCATCTGCTCCTGAGCAAGCAGCTGAGTCAATCTGTCATCTTACCTGTACAGAGTCTGGAAGGAAACACTGAAACTCAGGAGATTGGACCGCTCAAGGTaacactgtctgtttgttttttacctaGGAATTAATGTTTGCAAGCCTGGTATTTGTTATCCAAGTGACAGTCATAGAAGTAATATTGTTTGGTTTTTCAGGTGGCACTAGAACTTGCTACAGGCAACAGAGATTTCTCCTCCGAAAGAAGTAAAAGCAAGCTGGCTCATAGAGACACCTCGCCTTCACAAACGGCTCCCAGCCCAGTGAGAGAGACCAGTCCCAGGTCTCAGCATGTTGACGCTGGCAGTGAGGAGATACCAGCTGGATATTTTGAAGATTCCAAGCTGAACGTTTGGAGTCCTCAGAGACCCTCCAGAGAACTGTCTCCCCGTCCAGGTCTCCTCACATCTCATAAATCAAGGCAGCCGGTGGaggcggaccctgaggtcctgcTGCACACTTTACTCATGGTGCCAGATGGAAAGAACTTCAGCTGTGGGCCCATGCAGGCTCCAAACATGTACTTGAACTGTAAACTCTTCTGGTGCGATGAGATGGCAAGATCTGGCGTCAGCTGGGGTCAGGCTAATCCTTCCTTCAACTTTGTTCAGGTTAGAGATAATTTCTTCAAACAATATCTAATGGTTTAAATTAGGTTACAAAGGGGCAAATTCCTACGGCTGTATTAAACACTTTCTTTATATTTTGTCTCAGGTGACGCCTGTTGCCTTAACAGCTAAGCTGCTGGAGCGAATGAAGAATAATGTGATGGTGATCGAGGTGTGGCAGAAGACAGGAAGTTCAGGGCACGATCGACTCCTCGGCCTCGTTAAATTACCTCTTCACCAGTTTTATATGTCATTTAGGCAAGTCGTGGAAAGAAAATGGTTCCTCTGAATATAATTTGTTGTCATTTAGGAGGGAACTcgcatgaaaaacattttatttaacctGCCTCTGGGTGGCACTATTGTACACCTTCAAATAGAAAATGTTAAGGTCACACGTAAACCCATGAATTGCATCTGCTTCATGAAATACTTCCTTAAAATCAAACACTGGGAATTTTCCACCACAAATTGCACTGCACACAACTCCTCTCGTTATTTCCTCTCCAGGGATCCAAAGATCACCCACCTTCTTCTCCAGGCGCAGTACCCCGTTTTAGGGGTGGACTGCTACATGCCGGTCATCGATGTGTTCTCAGGTAGTTGTAAAGGAAATCTCAGAGTCGTTCTGGCTATGGGCCGATCGGAACAGATCATTTCCCTCCAGCGCACGAGAGATGAAGAATACGACTCTTTATCTCATCTTGTGAGACCAGTTCATCTGCTTGATCACCAGCCAAGTTCACACACAAAGGTCTGTATTCAATGTGTCCATTATGACTGAAGCATTTTTGTGTCTTCTTGTCAAACAAATAATTGCAGGTAGACAGCTCCTTCCAAGGCTGCACCTATAAATGCATCAGATGTTATGTTGATGCAGTTAACTTCAAAAGATTTGATCcacatgaataaaaatgtcCCTTTGGCCTACTTTGACCGTTTTGTTTCTCCCTCAGGCGACTGCTGCAGAAGAGGCAATCATGAGGGAGCATCTGTTTGTGATAAGGGTGGAGAAGGTAAATGGTCTAACACCTTTGCAGTCAACAGTCTGGGGTGAGGCTGACTGCTACATCCAGTACAATTTCCCCTGTCAGGAGGCGGACCCTGCTACAAAAGTGGACCAAAACCTCATCGAGAGTAGTAAGGCCATTTAATGTATAAAACTTCAACCTAAAAGTTTTCTTCCCTCTGCTTCACTCTGACTTGTATCTCACCTCCAACAGGTGTGAATCTTAAGCTGTTTCGTACCACCACGACTCTGTGTGTCCCTGACCCGATGTTTGGCCACACTGAGACTCATGTGCTTCTGGCTCCTGACGGAGTTCCTGTTCAGAGGCTGCTGCTCAGCTCTCTTTCAAGGCAAGGCCTAAGCAGTGGAGGGGGTGTCCAGTTCGAAGTGTGGTGCAGGTTTGTGCTcgtgaaatacatttattacagCCAGAATGTTTTCATCACTGTCTTTATCCTGAAGCTTGACTTCCTTAGATTTCAAGTTTCACATTTCCTACATGAGGAGGTTCTTAGTTACATATGGAGTCccaaatttgtgtttttgtcaccagGAAAAGTTGCTTCTGGTTTTGACCTTCTCCTGTCATCAAGCGTTGCTTTCTTTTGAATGAAAGAACATAAATAGCATTATTTTGTGTCTAAATGTACAGCGATGCAtcatcatacatacacacatctaTATTGTAACTGCTTGACGTGATTGTATTTTTTGATTGCATGTCCATAATGCTTAATACGTAATGATTCATATGGAGCTTTATGTCTCTGCAGATATTATTATCCAAATGTTCGAGACCAACTTGTGGCCAAAGGAATGCTGCCGTTGTCCAAACTGTGTGCCATGGTCACCATGCAGAGACAGCATCCTAACGAGGCTCAAATGTTTTCCCTGCCCCTGATTCCCAGGACGGAAAGTCCCACAAGAAAACATCCTCAGCCCTCaggtacacagacacacaggaatgTCAATATAATACCGCACTCAAACATTACGTTTCTTAAATGTGGTGACTGATCTGTTGCTTTTCTTAGGTCTTCTTGATGTGTGCATTCGGTACAAGCACAGACCAGTGAGACCTGAAGTTCGGACCGGTAAAGGAGCTGCCGCTCGTGTTGTGACACTCGTGGTTCAGGTGCACAGAGCATCTGGTCTGCAGGCCGCGGCAAGGTACATGACCACTACTGTCCTCTGGAGAgctttctgtgttttgtatAACCTCCATCAAGGAGGGGTGGGTTGACTGTTTGGTTGGTATTAAAATAGACAAAATATAAATGAGTGACATCATGGATATGGATTAAATGGTGCTCCTAAACATATTCTGCTGGTTCCCCTAAAATGTTCAGTAGCGGGCACTACTTGTG from Sparus aurata chromosome 2, fSpaAur1.1, whole genome shotgun sequence harbors:
- the c2cd3 gene encoding C2 domain-containing protein 3 isoform X3: MKSRKQRSIKAGSSKSKVPSDVSPSTSLPPLVEGQLRCFLQVTVSRVLWTVHKPPSATFVRLRWWGESSNGTHFFPRDASQLSQKTIKTTARFPIRCGPKQFTSYLSDMGSLVLEVLTKPDHLPIARAQVAGISRLSLSHPISGFYTLVSPTSEKLGELQISLNLEALTEAYDSSSSLPTTDISIEVPQVNTLTVPSQPRSLSAGSARESAGSSSRNTPRGKDHLYFQNVQKTKEGSLENQMPKNSQTALNPSSQEPCGQTTNDILSVILERGNKLRDAMVVSALKCDMDPALKDAPLPLPKDNILPASKPISSPSGMFLQNILHADSALKHSDDVVVISDSSLDCPTDMDNRAVDLLLGSLNTSLPLWDGEILLPESLSGHSSVCGDSELSDPQYDQSLLENLFYKTPMSDNPSNDTEAEGQGTVSSIKKQPTQSGPKISGGPNPEPQQPADAGGVPPDLSAEQLTLLSMIRLARVTVDSLTVPKGSTTTTPRKAFTKGKPPRPLTNKKCTYFIEYVFPGAATSSQHDRSKRGNGEVTRAVASKVAGGVVKFHQQSVFPVHLSTATVKQWWGTELTFKIFARKSDQKKPVPIGKAVHPLHHLLLSKQLSQSVILPVQSLEGNTETQEIGPLKVALELATGNRDFSSERSKSKLAHRDTSPSQTAPSPVRETSPRSQHVDAGSEEIPAGYFEDSKLNVWSPQRPSRELSPRPGLLTSHKSRQPVEADPEVLLHTLLMVPDGKNFSCGPMQAPNMYLNCKLFWCDEMARSGVSWGQANPSFNFVQVTPVALTAKLLERMKNNVMVIEVWQKTGSSGHDRLLGLVKLPLHQFYMSFRDPKITHLLLQAQYPVLGVDCYMPVIDVFSGSCKGNLRVVLAMGRSEQIISLQRTRDEEYDSLSHLVRPVHLLDHQPSSHTKATAAEEAIMREHLFVIRVEKVNGLTPLQSTVWGEADCYIQYNFPCQEADPATKVDQNLIESSVNLKLFRTTTTLCVPDPMFGHTETHVLLAPDGVPVQRLLLSSLSRQGLSSGGGVQFEVWCRYYYPNVRDQLVAKGMLPLSKLCAMVTMQRQHPNEAQMFSLPLIPRTESPTRKHPQPSGLLDVCIRYKHRPVRPEVRTGKGAAARVVTLVVQVHRASGLQAAARVVSEQDERFSYFASVGVNAYITIQLSFLPESEKRSTRVAARTFCPDFDHHMEVSCDLLIQRSSGETCSLAEQLEEASAVFTVWNRESRKAVITHKPRDVMMGTVKIPLADLVHKRTGISGWFGVYMPRETSSSQNQHTLVGGLEISINFAHHSDRERVIKAAQGVGWGEAQYEDDEDTWADSMRKMSLTFSMPRVWIPVHCLLLPGLSELQRSTYCYFRYKFYDQEAFCSQMKHPTVEEGGEEGQASVSFQGSRTVELRSTQPLMWYLREEKLEVQVWVAFKKEKTRRPTDTDRLVGSAFVDLSSLAKTPEQKLTLSGVYPLFRRSAADLQGAALRVHITLTAGFLPAEVSAGPDSEVDSDNQMDFLSEEAEEAVPLPVSPRKSKKKSSRTTPDITSVHHTEMSTDESFPVTVAVDRAMHLNLKGCPLAERSEASPCCCVSYVTADSAEPASTAVVANTDCPVWDHQQECRLSNQLLVDPQQSLVFKVWHKGEMERVIGFASVDLSPLLCGFQSVCGWYNITDFSGQCHGQLKVSVTPLKGVQELRGQRKTVNEEAAKNSSGLFKALPVSYHTTATYSSFPSHISRYPEQKISSPDHTEKLFSERSSESDRHFEHMDKVRLYHQSLQEQTAANSACNSSTVDINPSSSFLFSALRRKLSELDNIQRYFSRKLSTPTFPPMIEQDCQTRREEQEDTDSCQLLLKSNQLVGEVNNIITGLREHHLETILSNPPSSSTSSPVGDNNLQTIPESITSPHRASNSSQEEDFPLPSLLQKMSEDTDSEPEVEKERGNYTVTESEEEDEDGTGGRQDEEEEEEEDEDYEEVVVKPRHLNEVTSLTDKTSPWTSILSDPDLVSLESLEVPEEPDLSQNEEEKRQTLKLQTHDCCGKHECGGGEESDHFSGSADDTSDTDRDDDCTIQTADERREKEAKSSNEGSDDEGTAQHVTDTHDASCSLENQDATLQPSVPVDVPNFFLPSHQLEASMRAIRLAPSFSQSTNDPERSSAHRRAPRQRRNLSPSSMKKETARIAKIFAAHFDDS
- the c2cd3 gene encoding C2 domain-containing protein 3 isoform X1, which produces MKSRKQRSIKAGSSKSKVPSDVSPSTSLPPLVEGQLRCFLQVTVSRVLWTVHKPPSATFVRLRWWGESSNGTHFFPRDASQLSQKTIKTTARFPIRCGPKQFTSYLSDMGSLVLEVLTKPDHLPIARAQVAGISRLSLSHPISGFYTLVSPTSEKLGELQISLNLEALTEAYDSSSSLPTTDISIEVPQVNTLTVPSQPRSLSAGSARESAGSSSRNTPRGKDHLYFQNVQKTKEGSLENQMPKNSQTALNPSSQEPCGQTTNDILSVILERGNKLRDAMVVSALKCDMDPALKDAPLPLPKDNILPASKPISSPSGMFLQNILHADSALKHSDDVVVISDSSLDCPTDMDNRAVDLLLGSLNTSLPLWDGEILLPESLSGHSSVCGDSELSDPQYDQSLLENLFYKTPMSDNPSNDTEAEGQGTVSSIKKQPTQSGPKISGGPNPEPQQPADAGGVPPDLSAEQLTLLSMIRLARVTVDSLTVPKGSTTTTPRKAFTKGKPPRPLTNKKCTYFIEYVFPGAATSSQHDRSKRGNGEVTRAVASKVAGGVVKFHQQSVFPVHLSTATVKQWWGTELTFKIFARKSDQKKPVPIGKAVHPLHHLLLSKQLSQSVILPVQSLEGNTETQEIGPLKVALELATGNRDFSSERSKSKLAHRDTSPSQTAPSPVRETSPRSQHVDAGSEEIPAGYFEDSKLNVWSPQRPSRELSPRPGLLTSHKSRQPVEADPEVLLHTLLMVPDGKNFSCGPMQAPNMYLNCKLFWCDEMARSGVSWGQANPSFNFVQVTPVALTAKLLERMKNNVMVIEVWQKTGSSGHDRLLGLVKLPLHQFYMSFRDPKITHLLLQAQYPVLGVDCYMPVIDVFSGSCKGNLRVVLAMGRSEQIISLQRTRDEEYDSLSHLVRPVHLLDHQPSSHTKATAAEEAIMREHLFVIRVEKVNGLTPLQSTVWGEADCYIQYNFPCQEADPATKVDQNLIESSVNLKLFRTTTTLCVPDPMFGHTETHVLLAPDGVPVQRLLLSSLSRQGLSSGGGVQFEVWCRYYYPNVRDQLVAKGMLPLSKLCAMVTMQRQHPNEAQMFSLPLIPRTESPTRKHPQPSGLLDVCIRYKHRPVRPEVRTGKGAAARVVTLVVQVHRASGLQAAARVVSEQDERFSYFASVGVNAYITIQLSFLPESEKRSTRVAARTFCPDFDHHMEVSCDLLIQRSSGETCSLAEQLEEASAVFTVWNRESRKAVITHKPRDVMMGTVKIPLADLVHKRTGISGWFGVYMPRETSSSQNQHTLVGGLEISINFAHHSDRERVIKAAQGVGWGEAQYEDDEDTWADSMRKMSLTFSMPRVWIPVHCLLLPGLSELQRSTYCYFRYKFYDQEAFCSQMKHPTVEEGGEEGQASVSFQGSRTVELRSTQPLMWYLREEKLEVQVWVAFKKEKTRRPTDTDRLVGSAFVDLSSLAKTPEQKLTLSGVYPLFRRSAADLQGAALRVHITLTAGFLPAEVSAGPDSEVDSDNQMDFLSEEAEEAVPLPVSPRKSKKKSSRTTPDITSVHHTEMSTDESFPVTVAVDRAMHLNLKGCPLAERSEASPCCCVSYVTADSAEPASTAVVANTDCPVWDHQQECRLSNQLLVDPQQSLVFKVWHKGEMERVIGFASVDLSPLLCGFQSVCGWYNITDFSGQCHGQLKVSVTPLKGVQELRGQRKTVNEEAAKNSSQGLFKALPVSYHTTATYSSFPSHISRYPEQKISSPDHTEKLFSERSSESDRHFEHMDKVRLYHQSLQEQTAANSACNSSTVDINPSSSFLFSALRRKLSELDNIQRYFSRKLSTPTFPPMIEQDCQTRREEQEDTDSCQLLLKSNQLVGEVNNIITGLREHHLETILSNPPSSSTSSPVGDNNLQTIPESITSPHRASNSSQEEDFPLPSLLQKMSEDTDSEPEVEKERGNYTVTESEEEDEDGTGGRQDEEEEEEEDEDYEEVVVKPRHLNEVTSLTDKTSPWTSILSDPDLVSLESLEVPEEPDLSQNEEEKRQTLKLQTHDCCGKHECGGGEESDHFSGSADDTSDTDRDDDCTIQTADERREKEAKSSNEGSDDEGTAQHVTDTHDASCSLENQDATLQPSVPVDVPNFFLPSHQLEASMRAIRLAPSFSQSTNDPERSSAHRRAPRQRRNLSPSSMKKETARIAKIFAAHFDDS